One window of the Granulicella arctica genome contains the following:
- a CDS encoding RidA family protein → MSDRSNISGASPFESVIGFSRAVRIGNHVHVSGTGPGGSEQCDAAEQADQCLTLIATALKQAGSSIEHVYRTRVYLTNVDDWEMVARIHGKFFSIVRPAATMVVVAALLDPAWKVEIEADAYTPGIG, encoded by the coding sequence ATGAGCGATCGATCCAACATTTCGGGCGCCAGCCCCTTCGAATCTGTCATCGGCTTTTCGCGGGCCGTGCGGATTGGCAACCACGTCCACGTCTCAGGCACCGGCCCGGGGGGGTCTGAGCAGTGCGACGCTGCCGAGCAGGCTGATCAATGCCTCACTCTGATCGCCACCGCGCTCAAACAGGCGGGTAGCTCCATCGAACACGTCTACCGAACCCGCGTTTACCTCACCAACGTCGATGACTGGGAGATGGTCGCGCGCATTCATGGCAAGTTCTTTTCGATCGTCCGGCCTGCTGCCACAATGGTGGTGGTTGCCGCCTTGCTCGATCCCGCGTGGAAGGTCGAGATCGAGGCGGACGCCTATACGCCGGGGATCGGCTAA